A genomic segment from Stappia indica encodes:
- a CDS encoding ATP-binding cassette domain-containing protein produces MTTAASAASSAPLATRGLVAGYEPDLPIVKGIDFTLAPGEFVTVLGPNGAGKSTFVKAVAGLVPLHGGTLHLSGEEITDLPRHTLVRKGLAFVPQTENIFATLTIRENLQVAAAILPKAERQQRIEAMLAAYPDLASRPGALAGGLSGGQRQMLATARALLVEPKVLILDEPSAGLSPKAVAEMFARLVEINRSGVPILLVEQNVRAALAIASRAVILVDGLLRHDAPAADLAADPDIGRLFLGAHADGAAPAGEGTR; encoded by the coding sequence ATGACGACAGCCGCATCCGCCGCATCGTCGGCGCCGCTTGCGACCCGCGGCCTTGTCGCCGGCTACGAGCCGGACCTGCCTATCGTCAAGGGTATCGACTTCACCCTGGCGCCGGGCGAATTCGTCACGGTGCTCGGGCCGAACGGGGCCGGAAAGTCGACCTTCGTCAAGGCGGTTGCCGGGCTGGTGCCGCTGCATGGCGGCACCTTGCATCTCTCCGGCGAGGAGATCACGGACCTGCCGCGCCATACGCTGGTGCGCAAGGGGCTGGCCTTCGTGCCGCAGACGGAGAACATCTTCGCGACTCTGACGATCCGGGAGAACCTGCAGGTGGCGGCCGCCATCCTGCCCAAGGCGGAGCGCCAGCAGCGCATCGAGGCGATGCTCGCGGCCTATCCCGATCTTGCAAGCCGGCCGGGCGCGCTTGCCGGCGGCCTGTCCGGCGGCCAGCGCCAGATGCTGGCGACCGCACGCGCCCTCCTGGTCGAGCCGAAGGTGCTGATCCTCGACGAGCCTTCTGCGGGACTGTCGCCCAAGGCGGTGGCGGAAATGTTCGCGCGGTTGGTCGAGATCAACCGCAGCGGCGTGCCGATCCTCCTGGTCGAGCAGAATGTCAGGGCGGCTCTGGCGATTGCCTCGCGCGCCGTGATCCTGGTCGACGGCCTGTTGCGCCACGATGCACCGGCGGCGGATCTCGCCGCCGATCCCGATATCGGCCGCCTGTTCCTGGGCGCCCATGCGGACGGCGCCGCACCCGCCGGGGAGGGGACACGATGA
- a CDS encoding gamma-glutamyltransferase family protein: protein MSTFTTRPEIRGTFGVVTSTHWIATAIGMSILEKGGNAFDAAAATGFVLQVVEPHLNGPGGDLPVILHDATSGKMEVICGQAPAPAGATIEHYRREGLSLIPGDGMLATVIPGAFDGWMLMLRDHGRLPLRDVLEPAIHYARSGHPMLARVSATIAGLAGFFEKEWPTSHATWCPGGKAPATDELFCNPALADTWERLLREAEAKSGREAQIEAARDCFYRGFIAEEIAAFVEKTEAMDASGTRHKGVLTADDLANWRATTETPLTYDYHDWTVAKTGPWGQGPVLLQALALLKGTAIGQVDPVGADFVHLVAEAMKLAYADREVYYSDPAFTDVPMQHLLSDAYSAGRRALIGETASFDLRPGIVPGYEAQVQKAMQVIEGLGTSATGVYEPTMAHLSEKRGDTVHIDVIDRWGNMVSATPSGGWLQSSPIIPALGFCLNSRAQMFLLEDGLPTSLAPGKRPRTTLTPSLALKNGVPTLAFGTPGGDQQDQWQLSLFLRLAHHDLNLQQAIDQPLFHTTHFPASFYPRQRQPGHIMVEESFGKPVLDALRARGHALDVAPAWSIGRLTAARRDPNGLLRAAATPRLMQAYAAGR from the coding sequence ATGTCCACCTTCACCACCAGACCGGAAATCCGGGGCACGTTCGGCGTCGTCACCTCGACCCACTGGATCGCCACGGCGATCGGCATGAGCATCCTGGAAAAGGGCGGCAACGCCTTCGACGCGGCGGCCGCCACCGGCTTCGTGCTGCAGGTCGTCGAGCCGCATCTCAACGGCCCGGGCGGCGACCTGCCGGTGATCCTGCACGATGCGACGAGCGGCAAGATGGAGGTGATCTGCGGCCAGGCCCCGGCTCCGGCCGGCGCGACCATCGAGCACTACCGCCGCGAGGGCCTGTCGCTGATCCCCGGCGACGGGATGCTGGCGACCGTCATTCCCGGCGCCTTCGACGGCTGGATGCTGATGCTGCGGGACCATGGGCGGCTGCCGCTGCGCGATGTCCTGGAGCCGGCGATCCACTATGCCCGCAGCGGCCATCCGATGCTGGCGCGCGTTTCTGCGACCATCGCAGGCCTTGCGGGCTTCTTCGAAAAGGAATGGCCGACCTCGCATGCCACCTGGTGTCCGGGGGGCAAGGCGCCGGCGACGGACGAGCTGTTCTGCAACCCGGCCCTTGCAGACACCTGGGAGCGGCTGCTGAGGGAAGCGGAGGCGAAGAGCGGCCGCGAGGCACAGATCGAGGCGGCGCGCGATTGCTTCTACCGCGGCTTCATCGCCGAAGAGATCGCCGCCTTCGTCGAAAAGACCGAGGCGATGGACGCCAGCGGCACGCGGCACAAGGGCGTGCTGACCGCCGACGATCTTGCGAACTGGCGCGCGACCACGGAAACGCCGCTGACCTACGACTATCACGACTGGACCGTCGCCAAGACCGGCCCCTGGGGTCAGGGCCCGGTCTTGCTGCAGGCACTCGCCCTGCTCAAGGGCACGGCCATCGGCCAGGTCGACCCGGTCGGCGCCGACTTCGTGCATCTCGTCGCCGAGGCGATGAAGCTCGCCTATGCGGACCGCGAGGTCTATTACAGCGACCCTGCCTTCACCGACGTGCCGATGCAGCACCTGCTGTCCGACGCCTACAGTGCCGGACGGCGGGCACTGATCGGCGAGACCGCCTCCTTCGACCTGCGTCCCGGCATCGTCCCCGGCTACGAGGCACAGGTGCAAAAGGCGATGCAGGTGATCGAGGGCCTTGGCACCTCGGCGACCGGCGTCTACGAGCCGACCATGGCGCATCTGTCGGAAAAGCGCGGCGACACGGTGCATATCGACGTCATCGACCGCTGGGGCAACATGGTTTCCGCCACGCCGTCCGGCGGCTGGCTGCAATCCTCGCCGATCATTCCCGCGCTCGGCTTCTGCCTCAACTCGCGCGCCCAGATGTTCCTACTGGAGGACGGGCTGCCGACCTCGCTTGCTCCGGGCAAGCGGCCGCGCACGACGCTGACCCCCAGCCTTGCGCTGAAGAACGGCGTTCCCACGCTTGCCTTCGGCACGCCGGGCGGCGACCAGCAGGACCAGTGGCAGCTGTCGCTGTTCCTGCGTCTCGCCCATCACGATCTCAACCTGCAGCAGGCAATCGACCAGCCGCTGTTCCACACCACCCACTTCCCGGCGTCGTTCTATCCGCGCCAGCGCCAGCCGGGCCACATCATGGTGGAGGAGAGCTTCGGCAAGCCGGTGCTCGACGCATTGCGCGCGCGCGGGCATGCTCTCGACGTGGCGCCCGCCTGGTCCATCGGCCGGCTGACGGCCGCCCGCCGCGACCCGAACGGGTTGCTGCGTGCCGCCGCGACGCCGCGGCTGATGCAGGCCTATGCGGCCGGACGCTGA
- a CDS encoding branched-chain amino acid ABC transporter permease — translation MSAQILLEGLLAGAMIGLGAVGLTLTYSILRFANFAHGELLSWGAYLSLSLSLAIGAVSGASLAPLDPFSVSVALILAGLLAMALTAVLALAVDHLLFARLRRRGATAIIVVMASFGASMALRSLLEFLYTSKPAYYSRELQIAMPLPGGIRATPDQLLLIGLAFLAVIAVHLLLTRTDLGRAMRAVSENPALAGIVGIDTAKIVRAVWIIGGALACTAGTMSGLLVQIRPYMGFDLLLPLFAAVILGGIGSVPGAMLGGLIVGLCEALAVQTIGAEWRAAVAFAVITVVLVARPTGLFGRAA, via the coding sequence ATGAGCGCCCAGATCCTGCTCGAGGGCCTGCTGGCCGGGGCGATGATCGGCCTTGGTGCCGTCGGCCTGACGCTGACCTATTCGATCCTGCGCTTTGCCAATTTCGCCCATGGCGAATTGCTCAGCTGGGGCGCCTATCTCTCGCTCAGCCTGTCGCTGGCCATCGGTGCGGTGTCCGGCGCCAGCCTTGCCCCGCTCGATCCGTTCAGCGTGTCGGTGGCGCTGATCCTTGCCGGATTGTTGGCCATGGCGCTCACGGCGGTTCTGGCGCTTGCCGTCGACCATCTCCTGTTCGCCAGGCTGAGACGGCGCGGGGCAACGGCGATCATCGTGGTGATGGCGAGCTTCGGTGCGTCCATGGCGCTGCGCAGCCTGCTCGAATTCCTCTACACCTCGAAGCCTGCCTACTATTCCCGTGAACTCCAGATTGCCATGCCGCTGCCCGGCGGCATCCGTGCCACGCCGGACCAGCTGTTGCTGATCGGTCTTGCGTTCCTGGCGGTGATCGCCGTTCACCTGCTGCTCACCCGCACGGATCTCGGCCGCGCCATGCGTGCGGTCAGCGAGAACCCGGCGCTGGCCGGCATCGTCGGCATCGATACGGCGAAGATCGTGCGCGCGGTATGGATCATCGGCGGCGCGCTGGCCTGTACAGCAGGCACCATGTCGGGCCTGCTGGTGCAGATCCGCCCCTATATGGGCTTCGACCTGCTGCTGCCGCTCTTCGCCGCCGTCATCCTCGGCGGTATCGGATCCGTGCCCGGCGCCATGCTCGGCGGGTTGATCGTCGGCCTGTGCGAGGCGCTGGCGGTCCAGACGATAGGCGCCGAATGGCGGGCGGCGGTTGCCTTTGCCGTGATCACGGTCGTTCTGGTGGCGCGCCCCACCGGCCTGTTCGGGAGGGCGGCATGA
- a CDS encoding glycosyltransferase domain-containing protein: protein MCETEETAAVRAKPPRFITAASHEGPGLDRYRASLARFGIVPDIVWTGHPYPGHAARARLVLERLRTLPEDEIVVHTDCFDVVLIRDPAELVARFLAFGAPIVISTEPGFTWKLPARLRASRSYPKAGGKSGMYRYLNAGCYVGEAGALAAMLSELDYASAVDCDQSLLNKWFMENPGRAALDYDQEIFASSACQSGLERKLYRFDGAHLVNTRTGGKPFFFHFPAENRLCTKHVLDMLPFELPRLPVRSRDRRKYILNVIESRPTFWFDRPAYPLEDVVGLLAFRLLPAGLLAGLGYLAWRAIS, encoded by the coding sequence ATGTGCGAGACGGAGGAAACGGCGGCCGTCAGGGCAAAACCGCCCCGGTTCATTACCGCAGCCTCCCACGAAGGGCCCGGCCTCGACCGGTATCGCGCCTCGCTTGCCCGCTTCGGCATCGTTCCGGACATCGTCTGGACCGGCCATCCCTATCCCGGGCATGCGGCACGTGCCCGTCTGGTGCTCGAACGACTTCGCACGTTGCCGGAGGACGAAATCGTCGTCCATACCGATTGTTTCGATGTGGTCCTGATCCGCGACCCGGCAGAGCTTGTCGCCCGCTTTCTCGCCTTCGGCGCTCCGATCGTGATCTCCACGGAACCAGGCTTCACCTGGAAGCTCCCGGCCCGATTGCGCGCATCGCGCTCCTACCCGAAGGCGGGCGGAAAGAGCGGCATGTACCGCTATCTCAATGCCGGCTGCTATGTTGGCGAGGCCGGCGCGCTTGCCGCCATGCTCTCCGAACTCGACTATGCCAGCGCCGTCGACTGCGACCAGTCGCTGCTCAACAAGTGGTTCATGGAAAATCCCGGCCGCGCCGCGCTCGACTACGATCAGGAGATCTTCGCAAGCTCGGCCTGCCAGTCGGGGCTGGAGCGCAAGCTCTACCGGTTCGACGGCGCCCACCTCGTCAATACGCGCACGGGCGGCAAGCCGTTCTTCTTCCACTTCCCGGCCGAGAACCGCCTGTGCACGAAGCATGTGCTCGACATGCTGCCCTTCGAGCTGCCGCGCCTGCCCGTCCGCTCGCGCGACCGGCGCAAATATATCCTCAACGTGATCGAGAGCCGGCCGACCTTCTGGTTCGACCGGCCCGCCTATCCGCTGGAGGATGTCGTCGGCCTCCTCGCCTTTCGGCTGCTGCCGGCAGGGCTGCTTGCCGGCCTCGGCTATCTCGCCTGGCGCGCCATCAGCTAA
- a CDS encoding branched-chain amino acid ABC transporter permease, with protein MSLELLAYCAFFLTVALTYAVIVLGLNVQWGQTGLFNVGVAGFVAVGAYVSALLTSPAVEGRLGGFELPILVGWLGAFAASGLLSALIGWMTIRLRADYLAISTFGIAVTVQLAVLNLEGITGGPFGISLIPRPFGDLAGRSLAFSLANMALLVAVVFGLYLMLQHLAKSPWGRALRAIREDEVAAEALGKSPRRFRIEAFALGGAIMGLGGAAQAHFIGFIAPENYLPMLTFQVWAMLIVGGSGNNRGAILGALLVWALWAASSAVVEALAPAGEQARAASLQTVIIGVALCAILLFRPQGLLPEPGGTRRRLPFLHRWRGTPAATTGSDRT; from the coding sequence ATGAGCCTGGAGCTTCTGGCCTACTGCGCCTTTTTCCTCACCGTTGCGCTCACCTATGCGGTGATCGTCCTTGGCCTCAATGTGCAGTGGGGCCAGACGGGGCTGTTCAATGTCGGCGTCGCCGGCTTCGTCGCTGTCGGTGCCTATGTGTCGGCACTGCTGACGTCGCCGGCGGTGGAGGGACGCCTCGGCGGTTTCGAGCTGCCGATCCTCGTCGGCTGGCTTGGTGCCTTCGCAGCATCCGGGCTGCTCTCGGCGCTGATCGGCTGGATGACCATTCGCCTGCGCGCCGATTATCTGGCGATCTCCACCTTCGGCATTGCCGTTACCGTGCAGCTTGCCGTGCTCAATCTCGAGGGCATCACCGGCGGCCCCTTCGGCATCAGCCTGATCCCGCGTCCCTTCGGCGACCTGGCCGGCCGCTCGCTCGCCTTTTCGCTCGCCAATATGGCGCTCCTCGTCGCCGTTGTGTTCGGCCTCTATCTGATGCTCCAGCATCTGGCGAAAAGCCCCTGGGGCCGCGCGCTTCGCGCGATCCGCGAGGACGAAGTGGCGGCCGAGGCGCTCGGCAAGAGCCCGCGCCGCTTCCGGATCGAGGCCTTTGCGCTCGGCGGGGCGATCATGGGACTTGGAGGTGCGGCGCAGGCGCATTTCATCGGCTTCATCGCGCCGGAGAACTACCTGCCGATGTTGACCTTTCAGGTCTGGGCGATGCTCATCGTCGGCGGTTCCGGAAACAATCGCGGCGCCATCCTCGGCGCGCTGTTGGTCTGGGCGCTCTGGGCGGCATCGTCCGCGGTGGTCGAGGCCTTGGCGCCTGCCGGCGAGCAGGCCCGCGCCGCCTCGCTGCAGACCGTGATCATCGGTGTCGCCCTGTGCGCCATCCTTCTCTTCCGCCCGCAAGGGCTGCTTCCCGAACCGGGCGGCACGCGTCGCCGCCTGCCTTTCCTTCACAGATGGCGCGGCACACCCGCCGCGACGACAGGATCCGACCGCACATGA
- a CDS encoding ABC transporter ATP-binding protein, whose translation MQSVSSTADGAARVSAGGSPPVLSATGVARRFGGNRAVDGMSLDLHGGEIVGLIGPNGAGKTTFFSLIAGSLVPDAGEIRLKGERIERQPAARRLAMGLGRTFQIPRPFAGMSILDNVMAAAQNQTGESILRNFLQPGTVRAEERAARERARALIDFVTLGHLVDQPARVLSGGQRKLLELARVMMAEPAVILLDEPAAGVNPALLDVIIDRIVEINRMGVSILLIEHNMDMIARLCGRIVVMASGRELAAGTPAEIMANREVAEAYLGEVVPEAAT comes from the coding sequence TTGCAGTCAGTCAGCAGCACTGCGGACGGGGCAGCGCGCGTATCGGCCGGCGGGTCGCCGCCGGTCCTGTCGGCGACGGGCGTTGCCCGGCGGTTCGGTGGCAACCGGGCGGTGGACGGCATGTCGCTGGACCTCCATGGCGGAGAGATCGTCGGGCTGATCGGGCCGAACGGCGCCGGCAAGACGACGTTTTTCAGCCTTATCGCCGGAAGTCTCGTGCCGGATGCCGGTGAAATCCGCCTGAAGGGCGAGCGGATCGAGCGACAGCCAGCCGCACGGCGGCTGGCCATGGGGCTCGGGCGCACGTTCCAGATCCCGCGGCCCTTCGCCGGCATGAGCATCCTCGACAATGTCATGGCTGCGGCGCAGAACCAGACCGGCGAAAGCATCCTGCGCAACTTCCTGCAGCCCGGTACGGTGCGGGCCGAGGAGCGTGCGGCACGCGAGCGGGCGAGGGCGCTGATCGACTTCGTGACCCTCGGCCATCTCGTCGACCAGCCGGCCCGCGTCCTGTCCGGCGGTCAGCGCAAGCTGCTGGAGCTTGCCCGCGTGATGATGGCCGAGCCGGCGGTGATCCTGCTCGACGAGCCGGCGGCGGGCGTCAATCCGGCCCTGCTCGACGTCATCATCGACCGGATCGTCGAGATCAACCGCATGGGCGTCAGCATCCTCCTCATCGAGCACAACATGGACATGATCGCCCGCCTGTGCGGGCGGATCGTCGTGATGGCGTCCGGGCGGGAACTGGCGGCCGGTACGCCTGCGGAGATCATGGCCAATCGCGAGGTGGCGGAAGCCTATCTCGGCGAGGTGGTGCCGGAGGCGGCGACATGA
- a CDS encoding DUF1028 domain-containing protein, whose product MTYSIVARDAATGQFGIAVASRFFAVGAVVPHMAGGVGAIATQAFISPLYGTDGMKMLQAGASAEDVVAAMTGRDAGAHSRQLHVMDATGRSAAFTGEKCVAWAGHLFADGVSVAGNMLARPAVLEATLETYLRHPEKAFADRLLTAMEAGEAAGGDKRGKQSAALKIVRGEAYPWIDIRADDHPDPLPELRRLMAVAAERYLHVAETLPTSDNVSGMLDRTVIDLKIAQLEAERIKDGLPSASFATPLT is encoded by the coding sequence ATGACCTACTCGATTGTCGCCCGCGATGCCGCGACCGGCCAGTTCGGCATTGCCGTCGCCAGCCGCTTCTTCGCGGTTGGCGCCGTCGTCCCGCACATGGCGGGCGGCGTCGGCGCCATCGCCACCCAGGCCTTCATCTCGCCGCTCTACGGTACCGACGGCATGAAGATGCTGCAGGCCGGCGCTTCGGCTGAAGACGTCGTCGCGGCGATGACCGGCCGCGATGCGGGGGCCCACTCGCGCCAGCTTCATGTGATGGATGCGACGGGGCGCAGCGCCGCCTTTACCGGCGAGAAATGCGTTGCCTGGGCAGGGCATCTCTTCGCCGACGGGGTTTCGGTCGCCGGCAACATGCTCGCGAGGCCGGCGGTCCTGGAGGCAACGCTGGAAACCTATCTCCGCCACCCGGAGAAGGCTTTCGCCGACCGGCTGCTCACCGCTATGGAAGCCGGCGAGGCAGCCGGCGGCGACAAGCGCGGCAAGCAGTCTGCGGCGCTCAAGATCGTCCGCGGCGAGGCTTATCCGTGGATCGACATTCGCGCCGACGACCATCCCGACCCGCTGCCGGAACTCCGCCGGCTGATGGCGGTCGCCGCCGAGCGCTACCTGCATGTCGCCGAAACCCTGCCGACCTCCGACAATGTGTCGGGCATGCTCGACCGAACGGTCATCGACCTGAAGATCGCCCAGCTGGAGGCGGAGCGGATCAAGGACGGGCTGCCCTCTGCCTCCTTCGCCACGCCGCTGACCTGA
- a CDS encoding TIGR04076 family protein, with protein MSHEANDDSFELYDLRVEAVMPEDGGKVYCGAKPGDHFELRGEMLHLPPGQGFSIYSIAAVLPLLAAKQRPTHPNDWMTSDADVACPDPNCASRLRITRLSLRRFSHAATTAVPLPGAGDDGANGE; from the coding sequence ATGAGCCACGAGGCGAACGACGACAGCTTCGAGCTCTACGATCTCCGGGTCGAGGCGGTGATGCCGGAAGACGGCGGCAAGGTCTATTGCGGGGCAAAGCCGGGCGATCACTTCGAGCTGCGCGGCGAGATGCTGCACCTGCCGCCTGGCCAGGGCTTCTCGATCTACTCCATCGCGGCCGTCCTGCCGCTGCTGGCGGCAAAGCAGCGCCCGACCCATCCCAACGACTGGATGACCAGCGACGCGGATGTCGCCTGCCCCGATCCCAACTGCGCCAGCCGGCTGCGCATCACGCGACTCAGCCTGCGCCGTTTCTCCCACGCGGCGACCACCGCCGTTCCCCTTCCAGGTGCCGGCGACGACGGCGCAAACGGCGAGTGA
- a CDS encoding GntR family transcriptional regulator: MAARTAGGLLRVAGAVPDAGDSESALAPLNPVGRRTVQDSVYDELRRSLIQGLFDPGEVLRIVDVSNRLGTSTMPVREALARLISEQALEAMPNRSVRVPLISRDRLEDLARARAIIESEVIGLAMPNVTDALVDQLVHLTDACDAVLATKGREISGEAADLNHAFHFTLYRAAGSQVMIPIIESLWLQSGPYLRASARLFDPVTDRSATHFHREIVEAVTRRDTPAAQAALKADIGRAFDILRKHLTETGEETR, encoded by the coding sequence ATGGCTGCAAGGACGGCTGGCGGATTGCTGCGTGTTGCCGGCGCCGTGCCCGATGCCGGCGACAGCGAAAGCGCGCTCGCCCCGCTCAATCCGGTCGGGCGCCGCACGGTGCAGGACAGCGTCTATGACGAACTGCGCCGATCCCTGATCCAGGGCCTGTTCGATCCCGGCGAAGTCCTGCGCATCGTCGACGTTTCCAACCGCCTCGGCACCAGCACCATGCCCGTGCGCGAGGCCCTGGCCCGCCTGATCTCGGAGCAGGCGCTTGAGGCGATGCCCAACCGCTCCGTCCGCGTGCCGCTTATCTCCCGCGACCGCCTGGAAGACCTTGCCCGCGCCCGCGCGATCATCGAGAGCGAGGTCATCGGCCTTGCCATGCCGAACGTCACGGATGCGCTCGTCGATCAACTCGTGCACCTGACCGATGCCTGCGACGCCGTGCTGGCGACCAAGGGACGCGAGATTTCCGGCGAGGCTGCGGACCTCAACCACGCCTTCCACTTCACCCTCTACCGCGCCGCCGGATCACAGGTGATGATCCCGATCATCGAGAGCCTGTGGCTGCAGTCGGGCCCGTATCTGCGCGCCTCCGCCCGCCTCTTCGATCCCGTCACCGACCGATCCGCCACCCACTTTCACCGCGAGATCGTCGAGGCCGTCACCCGGCGCGACACGCCGGCCGCACAAGCCGCGCTCAAGGCGGATATCGGACGTGCCTTCGACATCCTGCGCAAGCATCTGACCGAAACCGGCGAGGAAACCCGATGA
- a CDS encoding aldo/keto reductase, which yields METHVLKDDHVISRVIRGGWQLAGGHGAVDRDTAIDDMIAFADAGITTFDCADIYTGVEELIGAFRERYRDLRGEEALSRICVHTKLVPDLDRLIGIDRAHVEELVDRSLSRLRCERLDLVQFHWWDYNAPGWLDVALWLKELRQAGKIRNIGVTNFDSDHVAAMLAAGVPLVSAQVQYSLLDTRPAKRLAGIARDNGISFLCYGTVAGGFLSEKWLGQAEPAAELENRSLVKYKLIIEDFGGWDLFQALLAALKQVADKHGTDIASVASRCVLDRDQVGAVIVGARNRAHLPSNLGLCDIALDADDRAKIADVLASSRELDGDVYTLERDRHGRHGRIMKYNLNDEKAA from the coding sequence ATGGAAACCCATGTCCTGAAGGACGATCACGTCATCTCCCGCGTCATCCGCGGCGGCTGGCAACTTGCCGGCGGGCACGGCGCCGTCGACCGAGACACGGCAATCGACGACATGATCGCTTTTGCCGATGCCGGCATCACCACCTTCGACTGCGCCGACATCTACACCGGCGTGGAAGAGCTGATCGGCGCCTTCCGCGAGCGCTACCGCGACTTGCGGGGAGAGGAAGCCCTGTCCCGGATCTGCGTCCATACCAAGCTGGTGCCGGATCTCGACCGCTTGATCGGCATAGACCGCGCGCATGTGGAGGAGCTGGTCGACCGGTCGCTGTCGCGGCTGCGCTGCGAGCGGCTGGACCTCGTCCAGTTCCACTGGTGGGACTACAACGCGCCCGGCTGGCTGGACGTTGCCCTGTGGCTCAAGGAGCTGCGCCAGGCCGGCAAGATCCGCAATATCGGCGTCACCAATTTCGACAGCGACCATGTCGCCGCCATGCTGGCCGCAGGCGTTCCTCTCGTCTCGGCGCAGGTGCAGTATTCCCTGCTCGACACGCGCCCGGCCAAGCGGCTCGCCGGCATCGCCCGCGACAACGGCATCTCCTTCCTGTGCTACGGCACGGTCGCCGGCGGTTTCCTCAGCGAGAAGTGGCTCGGCCAGGCGGAGCCAGCCGCCGAGCTGGAGAACCGCTCACTGGTCAAATACAAGCTGATCATCGAGGATTTCGGCGGCTGGGACCTGTTTCAGGCGCTGCTGGCCGCCCTCAAGCAGGTTGCCGACAAGCACGGCACCGACATCGCAAGCGTTGCCAGCCGCTGCGTGCTGGACCGCGATCAGGTCGGCGCCGTCATCGTCGGTGCGCGCAACCGGGCACACCTTCCCTCCAATCTCGGCCTTTGCGATATCGCCCTGGATGCCGACGACCGCGCGAAGATCGCGGACGTGCTCGCCTCCTCACGCGAACTGGACGGCGACGTCTACACGCTGGAGCGGGACCGCCACGGGCGCCACGGCCGCATCATGAAATACAACCTCAACGACGAGAAAGCGGCATGA
- a CDS encoding aldo/keto reductase, producing the protein MTSRPDTTKLGPDLEISRILTGLWQIADIEKDGTPVDLEAAAGHLADYAAAGFTTFDMADHYGNAELVAGRLLARHGEGEGRPLAFTKWCPEPGPMTEDVVRAGVQERLDRLGVTCVDLLQFHWWTFEHPGWLDALKHLAKLREEGLIREIGVTNFDAGHLRVALAENLPIVSNQVSFSVVDRRAAGALTALCQERGVRLLAYGTLCGGFLSERWLGKPEPTEIADWSRMKYKRFIDTAGGWQAFQGLLSALDRIAKKHGVSLSNVATRWVLETPSVAGVIIGARVGEREHRADNLRLFGFALDDEDRALLEDAFGAMTPIPGDCGDEYRRPPFLTASGDLSHHLDQIPSVYTPEPVPGRPNRWRLSSGSIWEPLAGFSRAMRIGDRVLVSGTTATHGADHCVAPGDAEAQTTYILDKIAAALTAFGGSMEDVVRTRVYLQDVGAWEGPSRVHGRVFGEIRPANTMLAVGDLIGGYEVEIEVEAVLDPQ; encoded by the coding sequence ATGACCAGCCGTCCCGATACGACGAAACTCGGCCCCGACCTGGAGATCAGCCGCATTCTCACCGGCCTCTGGCAGATCGCCGACATCGAGAAGGACGGCACGCCCGTCGATCTGGAGGCGGCAGCCGGGCACCTTGCCGATTATGCGGCCGCCGGCTTCACCACCTTCGACATGGCGGACCACTACGGCAATGCGGAGCTCGTTGCCGGCCGGTTGCTGGCGCGCCACGGCGAGGGGGAGGGGCGTCCGCTCGCCTTCACCAAGTGGTGCCCGGAGCCGGGACCGATGACCGAGGACGTCGTGCGGGCCGGCGTGCAGGAGCGGCTCGACCGGCTTGGCGTCACGTGCGTCGACCTGCTGCAATTCCACTGGTGGACCTTCGAGCATCCGGGCTGGCTCGATGCCCTCAAGCATCTTGCGAAGCTCCGCGAGGAAGGGCTCATCCGCGAGATCGGCGTTACCAATTTCGATGCCGGCCATCTGCGCGTTGCGCTGGCCGAGAACCTGCCCATCGTGTCCAACCAGGTGTCCTTCTCGGTGGTCGACCGGCGCGCAGCCGGCGCCCTGACCGCCCTTTGCCAGGAGCGGGGCGTGCGGCTTCTCGCCTATGGCACGCTGTGCGGCGGGTTCCTGTCCGAACGCTGGCTCGGCAAGCCGGAGCCGACGGAAATCGCCGACTGGAGCCGGATGAAATACAAGCGCTTCATCGACACGGCCGGCGGCTGGCAGGCTTTTCAAGGGCTGCTCTCGGCGCTCGACCGTATCGCGAAGAAACACGGGGTTTCCCTCTCCAATGTCGCGACGCGCTGGGTGCTTGAAACGCCCTCCGTCGCCGGCGTGATCATCGGCGCGCGGGTGGGCGAGCGCGAGCACCGGGCGGACAATCTCCGCCTCTTCGGCTTTGCGCTCGACGACGAGGACCGCGCCCTGCTGGAGGATGCTTTCGGGGCGATGACGCCGATCCCCGGCGACTGCGGCGACGAGTATCGCCGCCCTCCGTTCCTCACCGCGTCTGGCGACCTCAGCCACCATCTCGACCAGATCCCCAGCGTCTACACGCCGGAGCCGGTGCCGGGCCGGCCCAACCGCTGGCGCCTGTCGTCGGGCAGCATCTGGGAGCCGCTTGCCGGCTTCAGCCGGGCCATGCGCATCGGCGACCGGGTTCTCGTCTCCGGCACGACCGCCACCCATGGCGCCGACCATTGCGTCGCACCGGGCGATGCCGAGGCCCAGACCACCTATATCCTCGACAAGATCGCCGCCGCGCTCACCGCCTTCGGCGGTTCGATGGAGGATGTGGTGCGCACGCGGGTCTACCTGCAGGATGTCGGCGCCTGGGAAGGTCCATCGCGCGTGCATGGCCGGGTCTTCGGCGAGATCCGCCCGGCCAACACGATGCTTGCCGTCGGCGATCTCATCGGCGGCTATGAGGTGGAGATCGAGGTCGAGGCGGTGCTGGACCCGCAGTAA